One window from the genome of Streptococcus salivarius encodes:
- a CDS encoding YcjF family protein produces the protein MQIDTDSIAQQCINAINDKINNLKQLNIIVIGKSGVGKSTLINSLFRGDFADTGLGRPVTQEIRKIVKSDYPLSIYDTPGFELSSDQQDNVKDEVIKLISEGYSSNDINKTIHCIWYCINVGANRTFDSSEVEWLKEFSEKNKNSKVPIIVVLTQSVPRKKALEMKNHVEQENLDICKVVPILAQDMDFDEEYVAKSFGLDTLINVMSEVLPSELQDTLQNIQKVSLEAKKKHARAAIATAVTASFGEGFAPIPFADAFLLVPTQVAMISAITVIFGLEINKAFLTAFVTSTLGSGSATLIGKTIVSNILKFFPGIGTGVGGAISGTTAGLITTALGEAYLLLMEQIYKGEINKDTLNSSEGQKKMNKLFKEQLSVQKKK, from the coding sequence ATGCAGATTGATACAGATAGTATTGCTCAACAATGTATTAATGCAATTAATGATAAAATAAATAATCTAAAACAGCTTAACATAATAGTTATTGGTAAATCTGGGGTAGGAAAAAGTACACTCATTAACAGTTTGTTTAGAGGTGACTTTGCTGATACCGGTCTAGGTAGACCAGTAACACAAGAAATCAGAAAAATTGTTAAGAGTGACTATCCTCTCTCCATTTATGACACTCCCGGTTTCGAACTTTCTTCTGACCAACAAGACAACGTAAAAGATGAAGTAATAAAATTAATAAGCGAAGGTTACTCCTCTAATGACATCAACAAAACAATCCACTGTATTTGGTACTGCATTAATGTAGGAGCAAACCGTACCTTTGATAGTTCTGAGGTAGAGTGGCTAAAGGAGTTCTCTGAAAAAAATAAAAACTCCAAAGTCCCAATAATCGTGGTACTCACACAATCTGTTCCAAGAAAAAAAGCTTTGGAAATGAAAAATCATGTAGAACAAGAAAACCTTGATATTTGTAAGGTTGTACCAATTCTTGCTCAGGACATGGATTTTGATGAAGAATATGTTGCGAAATCCTTTGGGCTGGATACCTTAATAAATGTAATGTCTGAAGTATTACCTTCCGAGCTTCAAGATACACTACAAAATATTCAAAAAGTATCTCTAGAAGCAAAAAAAAAACATGCTAGGGCTGCTATTGCAACAGCGGTAACAGCAAGTTTTGGAGAAGGTTTCGCTCCAATCCCCTTTGCTGATGCATTTTTACTAGTGCCAACTCAAGTTGCTATGATTAGTGCGATTACTGTAATATTTGGACTCGAAATAAATAAAGCTTTCCTAACAGCTTTCGTAACATCCACTTTAGGATCTGGTAGTGCTACATTAATCGGTAAAACTATTGTCTCTAATATATTGAAATTTTTCCCAGGTATTGGTACCGGTGTTGGTGGAGCTATTTCTGGTACAACCGCTGGTCTTATCACTACTGCTTTAGGTGAAGCATACTTACTTCTAATGGAACAAATTTATAAAGGGGAAATCAACAAAGATACTCTCAACTCTTCTGAGGGACAGAAAAAAATGAATAAACTTTTTAAAGAACAGCTATCAGTTCAAAAGAAAAAATAA
- a CDS encoding HAD family hydrolase, which translates to MTYKNIVFDLDDTLYDHQLPFKRSVEKCFPTIDIQQIDNIYKRFRYWSDVAFPKYTKKLISIEELRIFRCQKTMEEFGIDSISRTEALDFQADYEYELDQITMIPEIHQLLLALHENHIPIGILTNGPVDLQSRKLQLIGAYQYFEKKKIIISQTTGYSKPQQEIFDYTAKKLNFLPSESLYIGDTFINDIEGSYNAGWHPIWFNHRNRQIAKEKEEMPAYEVFSASELRDLVLGLFDINHDFK; encoded by the coding sequence TTATGACCATCAACTCCCCTTTAAACGTAGCGTTGAGAAATGTTTTCCAACGATTGATATCCAACAAATAGATAACATTTACAAACGTTTTAGATATTGGTCTGATGTTGCTTTTCCTAAATACACGAAAAAACTCATCAGTATTGAGGAACTTAGAATTTTTCGCTGTCAGAAGACTATGGAAGAATTTGGCATCGATAGTATATCTAGGACAGAAGCTCTAGACTTCCAAGCTGACTATGAATATGAACTCGATCAGATTACAATGATTCCTGAGATACATCAACTACTGCTGGCTCTACATGAAAACCACATCCCAATCGGTATTCTAACTAATGGCCCTGTTGACTTACAGAGTCGAAAACTCCAGCTTATTGGTGCCTATCAATATTTTGAAAAGAAAAAAATCATTATTAGTCAGACCACAGGGTATAGCAAACCTCAACAAGAAATCTTTGACTATACTGCCAAAAAGTTAAATTTCTTACCTTCAGAAAGCCTATACATTGGGGATACCTTTATCAACGATATCGAAGGAAGTTATAACGCTGGATGGCATCCTATCTGGTTCAACCATCGAAACAGACAGATAGCAAAAGAGAAAGAAGAAATGCCTGCTTATGAGGTCTTTAGTGCAAGTGAACTTCGAGATTTAGTTCTTGGTTTATTTGATATTAATCATGACTTCAAATAG